From the genome of Papaver somniferum cultivar HN1 chromosome 2, ASM357369v1, whole genome shotgun sequence, one region includes:
- the LOC113351252 gene encoding golgin subfamily A member 6-like protein 6, producing MRSEHCNNTLYQFFKAKALNLEVKLRHREEELNAAEVRIADRDKDILELKNRLKGKDHLGAEKEKLRVDIALVLSELDKARKDASSSKVVDIRELAWLRDERTRQASRIKELVEKIKKEANKWNARADEHNKFMAHYRQQRQLAVDMQNRYNADRQQFNETLERTPKGLYEARESISRLETKVVNLEEELRQDRSSLDPEVQDYIQRFFRERDEARAETYALNNALVASRADIACLVDSEKSLEINMYSLNKGIEDMNNEVNHLRHLDSMKQVELDECQFSLTNVQLDYKKISYEYDFLDDARDAVVNEYEIASSNVEELEGHLSLANERLEKAQSDLVHQQGQTSI from the exons ATGAGAAGTGAACATTGCAACAATACTCTGTACCAATTCTTCAAGGCAAAGGCCCTCAACCTTGAGGTAaagcttcgtcatagggaagaAGAGTTGAACGCTGCTGAAGTGCGTATTGCTGATAGGGACAAGGACATATTGGAACTGAAGAACCGTCTGAAGGGTAAGGATCATCTCGGAGCCGAGAAGGAGAAGCTTCGTGTTGATATTGCATTAGTTCTTAGTGAGTTGGATAAAGCCCGTAAAGATGCTTCGTCTTCCAAag TGGTTGATATCCGAGAGTTGGCATGGCTTCGGGATGAGAGGACTCGCCAAGCTTCTCGGATTAAGGAATTAGTGGAGAAAATCAAAAAAGAAGCTAACAAGTGGAACGCCCGGGCAGATGAGCATAATAAATTTATGGCTCATTATCGACAGCAACGGCAGCTGGCGGTTGACATGCAAAATCGTTATAATGCCGATCGCCAACAGTTCAACGAGACCCTAGAGAGGACCCCAAAAGGTCTATACGAAGCTCGTGAGAGTATTTCTCGTCTAGAAACCAAGGTAGTGAACTTAGAAGAGGAGCTGCGTCAAGATCGTTCATCTCTTGACCCTGAGGTTCAAGATTACATACAACGTTTTTTTCGGGAGAGGGACGAAGCCAGAGCTGAGACTTATGCACTCAACAATGCTTTAGTGGCTTCTCGGGCCGATATCGCTTGTTTAGTGGATTCCGAGAAAAGTCTTGAGATTAATATGTATAGTCTTAATAAAGGGATAGAAGATATGAataacgaagtcaaccaccttcgacATTTAGATtccatgaagcaggtagagttggatgagtgtCAGTTTTCTCTCACGAATGTTCAattggattataagaaaatttcatACGAGTATGATTTCCTCGACGATGCCAGGGATGCCGTAGTaaatgaatatgaaatagcttcgtctaatgtcgaag agctcgagggacatcTTAGCCTTGCAAATGAAaggcttgaaaaggctcaatctgacCTAGTACACCAGCAGGGTCAGACTAGTATATGA